The Myxocyprinus asiaticus isolate MX2 ecotype Aquarium Trade chromosome 19, UBuf_Myxa_2, whole genome shotgun sequence nucleotide sequence ctgaacatttttttttaaaagtaccaaaaatctaaaaggtgtgcatcgTAGCTGACACCTAGATGCACACTTTACAGTTGGTTGTATGACTCCAAGTCATTCTTTTCAAATGCTATTGAGCTTCAAATTATGATATATTTTGTGTATGAGCCTATACAGTAGGGATATACATAGCAATGTTTACATATTATTGGACAGTTTATTTGAATAtgaaaaatctaaaaggtgtgcattatttgcTGACACCTAGATGAACACTTTGAAGTTGGTTGTATGACTCCAAGTCATTCTCTTCAAATGCTATTGAGTTTCAAATTATGGTATATTTTGTGTATGAGACTATACAGTAGGGACATACATAGCAATGTTTACATATGatttgacagtttaatttaatagatataaaaaatctaaaaggtgtgcattattgctgaaaCCTAGCTGAACACTTTGGAGTTAGTTTTGTGACTGTAAATCATTCTTTTCAAATGCTATTGAGCTTCAAATTATGGTATATTTTGTGTATGAGCCTATACAGTAGGGACATACATAGCAATGTTTACATATGATTTTGACAGTTTATTTTAATAGATAtcaaaatctaaaaggtgtgcattttTGCTGACACCTAGCTGAACGCtttggagttggttttgtgaCTGTAGGTGATATGCTTCAAATGCTattgaagtcagaaatgtgaacACCAATGTCGTATGTAActttagagacggtccctaaatttgcACTGTTTCTGAATATCGAACGTCCaacgtcaagccaactttatAGCACTAGTCTAGTTCAAGTTAAGTTAGGCTAGTCAAGTTTACAGTTTATGTTCTGCTTCATGCTCATCTTAATGTTCAAGTTATTGTTTTACGTCTTGGAGTAATTTCACGTTTGGATGCTACTTTGTAAATAAAGACTGCACTTGGGTTCCACATCATCTTTGTCATAGTTTTCGTTTATTTCTTCAGCCTGCCAGAACGTTACAGTCCACCAGAGGGTGACATTCGTTACGTGACGGTTCAGTTTCTTTATCCAGCATGTTGTTTTAATCTTGTTGTGATCCTGTCTTTATCCAACGCATTTAGTTCTGCGACTGCTAGtttttaagataaaaaataaataaaataaataataaaaaataaaaaatctgttttcacaACTTTACAGAAACGTTGTTATGGCGTTATTAGCGTGTCCCTTTAGACGTTTGAAAAATCATTAGTACCACCTCCATCTGGCCGTCGTCAAAATGTTTTTGCCACTTACATCTTTCAGGGTGGGATGCACCAATAAGGATTTAATTAAGACGAGTTTAGAACTAATCAAATATTCGTTGATGACACAACTCGCATATGTTTCTTGAATTGACATACTTTTTAAGAAGATATTAGTATAGTTGTCCTGAGGTAAAAGTGCCTTACCTCAGAAAACCTGGCCTCGTGTCAGACACCCTGTGTGCGTTCTGCTCATCAGTTTAACTGTTTTTGTGAAGtctcaaagtttttttgtttttttgtttgttttatttttttttttaattttttttttttgtttgtttgttttgttttgttttttttctcggttgtttttatttatttatttttttatttatttttattacagttgTAGTAAATTACCCATTATTGGCACATATTTGCCACAGAACTTTGTCTGTTTGTAAGCTTTGTTAAAGTTTTTGTGGTCGTTGTTTATTCAAGAGTTGGAAGGTTTTTTATAtataatcatgtaccacatgagtAAACTTGTGTTTATTAGGAAGGTTCAAAATATGAATTTTCTTGTTGAAATGTCCAGTGAAATATGAAGTTTAAGAGTatcatgtacatcagatttgtaagtaaatgtTCCTGTATAAGGCtaacaaaaaatgtttaagttaaatttaaaaacctagttaaataaaaataaagtaaatcttACTGGTTTACTTATTTATTAGATGTGTGAGCAGGGATTTAAATTCAATAAAGATTATTGTTGTCAAGCAATTGCATCAACAATTTGATTTCTCACCTCTTTGTTTTGCATAAATGGTCAAAACAAATGTTTCTGAACCACCAAATGTGTCACAGTGTAAACTCATACAACCAGTTTGAAAATCCTACACTCGGTACATTTGTATTCTAATGTGACAACTCACCTCTCTGGCAAAGCTGACCCTCTGAAGGAAGAGCTTGAATACATCCACAAGTGCCTCCCACAATGTTATCACACACCTGATATGTTGTGCAGGTGTCACTGGGCCAGACATGCTTTTCCTCACACTTACACTCATATTTTGTTCCATTTAACTCACAcactgtaacaaaaaataaagtagatagtgtttgaaattaacatagCATTTATGTATGTTTACAACATATTATATGAGTCAGTAGTTAACACTCTGCACTTGTATGGCACAGTGAAAAATATGTCTCAAAACCAAAGCAAATATTTAATATTGACCTTGATGTAATTAACTATTCTTGTCTTACCAGTGGTAATGTCAATATCTGTTATATTTATGTTGTTGCTAAGAGTGAGAGGCAAGCTGATATTTGTGAAGAGATTCCGTAAGTAGTTCACCAGGGATGAATCAAAGAATCTCACATCAATGTCAATTATGTAGTCAGAATTTGGTCCTGCaagaataaagttttttttatttaaaagtaggtTGAACAAAACCGAAACTATGCACCATCATACTGTCAAAAACAACAGGTTTTTCTTGATGCCATTGTAGGATCTGTCTTCATCTGATGTCTGAAAGAATGTTACAGTGCTGCATTTTTCTATGCAAAGTCTCTTACAGTATGTGCCTTTGCAACAGTTcacaaattatgcaaaaacagaaaatgttatgttaaaaggcatagttcatccaaaaatttaaattcagtcatcatttactcacctctgtgttgttataaccccatatgactttttttatttttcttaacacaaatggagaaattgtgaaaaaaaaaactgtgctcagtgatgtcatacaatggtagTTGAAGGAGTCCagctcttcaagcttcaaaaggacataaaagtataattcagaagtctaataaattattgtattgtatgtgcctcatgccttgctctgaaggcatacaataaggtttggtgagaaacaaaccaaaatgtaaagtattatttagtgaaaaccTTGACCGACTGTTGCTGTCCTTTGCGCATTCATGAGACTCAATGAGCATCAGTCACACTGCAGCCGCTTGCGAGATGGGGCGTTTAAGCAAGAAACCGCATTGTTGTGCTTCAGCCAGACCACAAGCGAGatcaacaacagaaaacacaacacagctgcacaaaagccagagaacagaacttacaaaacacgTCTGAAGAGTTTGTCAAAGAATGTATGCATATATCAAACGAAGAGAGATAAGTCTGTCACACAGACACTGGTTTAGAATagagaagaggtgacagacattcccgATCCCTCCGCTTTTTTCTCCAGTTCTTCTATTTTGCTTTCAGTAAGCTAAACAAGCAAAATACTGTGGTCTCCTGTACTCTCTGTCTGACTGTAGCATCTTGGTGTTTATGTGTGgctgccttcagcctcctctATCTCTCTGTTTGACTGAGGACTCAGATTCAAACAATAAGACTGGGCATACAAATGTGTCTATTATCCAGCtttaaactcttcagacatgttttgtaagttctgttctctggttgtGTGTAGCTGTGTTGTGTCCTGTTGTTTCTATcactgtggcagacctgttttgagataaacaaaacaagttttcgcttgatTGCACCATCTCACCAGCGGGGGACTGTGTTTTCTCTTGCTCTCATGCAGTCTCATGAActtgcacaggagatcaatggtcagtgagcATTTTCACTAAATTATACATTCGATTCTGGTTTGTTTTTTGCCAAACCAAAAAGtttcatacaataatttattagacttctgaattatacttttgcatcctttcaaagcttgaaaaggtggtcaccgtaaactgccattgtatgacatcactgagcacaatttctctctttgtgttaagaaaaagaaggaaagtcatattgggttataacaacacagaggtgagtaaacaatgactgaatttttatttttgggtgcactaatACTAATCCGTTTTCAAGCTTAAGTGTGTAATTCAATATCGTCACTAGCATCAACAAACGGCATTGCAAAAAATAATCACTGCTTCAAAGCTAATAATATAATGAATGTGCATTATTGCATTTGTagtagaatgtttttttgtttcagaATTATGAATGTATTTCCCACCTTCCTTTAACTGGCAGAACTGTCTGTTGGTTGGAAGGGCATTAATACATGTACATGCACCATCAATGATGTCACCACAGGCCTCATATAAATGACACGTGTCATTTGGCCAAACAAACTGACCCTCACATTTACACTGATATTCAGTTTCATTCAAAGAACACACTGAAAAGCAGAGGTAGAGGCCAAAAATTAAACTCCATATTTGGTATTATTAATCATGTATAAAACTTAAACTGTGAAACATTACAAAGCAGGGACAAACCAGTAGTTATGTTGATTTCTGTAATGTTAGTGCTGTCACTGACTGTGTAGGGTAAATTCAAATACATCAGAAAAGTCATCAGCTGATCAATGATGGGAGTATTCATGGCATCTATCTGAATTTCAGCTAGATATTCAGTCAGAGCTGGAGTcactataaaaaaagaaaagtagagTCAGGAATCTCTGCTTTAATTTGCAAGAAAATTAATCCAAGTACAAATGGGAGAACATAAAGTGATTGCAGTGGTCTGGACTTTAGGATTTAAGGCAGATGTTTTTATTTACCTGTTGGTGGTTGCACACATGCTGTGATATCTTTCGGAAAAAGGATAAGAATTAATTAGAAATTGTTTGTAACTATTTTATAATAACTAAGCCACATGTATTTTGTGGAATTTACAAACAGAATAGCATAaaaatagcgttttttttttttactttgaatctCATTCATTGGTTGACAGAACTGTCCATCACTTGGTATAGCGCTGATGCAGCCGCATGTGCCGTTAGTAATAATGTCACAGCTCCCATATTCTTTGCACTTAACACAAGGCCAAAAATACTGATCCTCACATATGCACTGGTATCCGGTGCCACTGAAATTGCACACTGAGAACAGAtacaacatacattttatatgtaaattCATTTTGAATACATCTGGATTGGCATGCCTAAGAATGTTAGACTTTAAAGTCATGACTATTGTGTTTGTGGACAGAAGGtacttttaaatatgacatttctTACCTGTTGTAATGTCGACATCGAATACTTCTACCCTTTCATCTAATTCAAGAGGATAAGTAAAATTCTCCAGATTTTTCTTCAGCTCATTGATCACAGAGATGCTTGATGACTCCAtctcaatttcaaacaaaaattctgtGAATGGTAGTTCTGTGAAAAAGCCAACAGTGTtttgataacattttttaatacatttaataaaaacttcATATTAAGTACATTATTATTAGTAAATTCCTACGTATGTACAGTAAACACACAGTAACATAAATACTAATGTATATTGGGTAATTTACtgaccctcaggccatccaagatgtatctgagtttctatcttcatcaaaacagaatttaagatttttaggatttcatttcaggcctcctcctttaaacaatgcaagtgaatgtactccattttttgacagtacaaaatgcatatttagggtgcatcaaagtaatccacatgactcctgtcgacaaataaagttcttcagaACCCAAACGAtcgattatttttagaaacaaaacaatacttatttactttttagctacaaatgttcacttcagtacatctctgtgacgtgtgctcatgagaggaattatgtaagctcgttggtaaggtcacgcttGGAGGAAGAGGCAGGAAGCATGTcatgtacattcacttgcattgtttaaaggaggaggcctgaaatgaaatcctaaaaatcttaaattctgttttgatgaagaaagaaactcagatacatcttggatggcctgagggtcagtaaattatcagcacattttcatttttgggtgaactattcctttaagctttctTGAGTGTATTTGCAGTTGGATTTGCTATTTGGCCTTCATTCTTACCACTCGGCAACAAACACAGGTCTCCATTATTTGGAATACCACTGATACAGCCGCATGAGCCGAAACTGATGTTATCACAGGCATCGTAAGTCTTGCAGTTGTTGTATGACCATGCATAATCATTTTCACATTTGCACTGGTATTCGGTCACATTCGGTTGGCACACTAATGGAAACAACAGAACCAGTGCTTACACAACAACCATAACAGGTAACTGGAAACTACTGTTACTGTAAAGATGATAAAAGAGTATTAAGAATGCGATGAATAGCTTTTGATCACAGATTTAACAGACTCACCTGTTGTAATGTTCATAGCAGAAATTTCAGTAACGTTGTCCACTTGAAAAGGAAACATGAAGGAGGCCAAGGAAGATCTGATCTCTTCAATCACTACGGCTTGGGATACATTTACTTCCACAACCACAATGTATTCCAATAGCTCTACAGATGtagaaaattaaatgaataagcaGGTGGGTAGGAGCTGGCCTTTAGTCTTTCAGTAATAAGACAAGACAAAGTCATAGACAGACAAAAGCAAAAACAATGACATGGCACTCTCTTTAAGatattaaatacaatattttaacttaattattttataaatatcatTAAACTGCTATTATTAGGACAGTGTACAGGTAGAGACATAACAGTGAATCAGACCTGTGCTTCTTGGTCTTATATGATGCACTGGCCCATCTGTGTAGCTaaactggaataaaatgaaaacatatttttttaaaagagattttttgtttgtttttttgtactcaTGTTTGTATCTCATATATTTGTGTCACCTATAGACTTAATGTTCAATATTATAAATGGGCTTTTAAGAGTAACACAAATACAAAATCGTTACTTCTTAATGGAACATAATCTTATTCAGGTTCATTAAAGATTATAGGTATCTATTGTGATTCATATTGAGTGTGTGGATATTTTATATGTTCCTGCAGTGTAAATAAAACCTCCCCTACCTGCAGAACAATGTTTGTTTCTGAGAAATCAAGTGTTTCCACAACACATATATGGGCAAACAGGATGGTGAATCCTAAGAAGTACTTTAATATTTGTCCTGTATCTAAGAAATTGAGAAATTAGTATTTTAAATAGAAATCATGGTTTGACAAACCACACATTTATCAGCACTTGGTCTGGAAATTAAAGTTCTTGCGGGgggaaaatgaaaaagaaaaaatgaaaaagaaaaatgtactatactgcatgacttttatcaaatacACATCTAAACAGCCTCGTGTAGAAAATAGGACAGGGCTGTTCAATCCATCTTGTGCTCCTGGATCATTTATGTAGTATATTAGTAACAGCGAaaccaaaaatatgtttttgtttattttacctTCACCTGCCATGATTTGCATTGCAGTTTAAATTGTAAATCCTTTCAACATACTCCTTCAGAACACAAGACAATCATATGGTGTATCCAGACACCTTGGTTACAGCTTTAAATCAGGAAATATTATGTAATTCACATAACAGAACAATGGGTTTGGCAGTCATAGGTGCACAAGACACAGACATAATGATAAGAAGCACTGACTAATGATCTGATCTTGAACATGGTGTGGTAAAGGTCACTTTTGTAAAGTTTCATACTGTGAAAATGTACAGTTAAGAAATGTATCTTTGTTTAGATTCCAGTGATCACCATCACTCACTGAAAGGATTTTTTGCTGACACTAACTCACTGCCACAAATGTATTTTCTCACTGAAACCATtagccccctttttttttttttttttttttttacagaagtgGAGATTTAAGAGATACTTTACAACAGATATTTAGAGTAGGTTACTGCTAGGGACAACTTTCATTGGGACTTCCATGCCACCAGTCAGAAAATAAAATAGTATAATTTAAATTACAAAGACACAAACACTGTTTCTCCACATTCACCTAGAAGTATTTGTTGAACACTGGTCAAAAGCAACTGCTCATTATTTAAGTCAAATTCATCCTCTTTTGCATAAATAACTGACTCCAGCATGACAGGTTTAAACACTACTTTTCAAAGTAGCCCATGAACAGGATATCACATTTCAGCTGAGCGTGACTGCACACATTTCTATGAACGTACTTCAAAAAGGCAGTTTACAgcagatacataaaaaaaacaaaaaacaaatttttattaaGAAACAAACTGATTTGTAACTCTTACCTTGCATCTTTAAAATCACCATGATATGATACCAATAGTATGCTGACTAGTTTCTCCGCATCTGAGATTTTGTTTTCTTGTCAAATGATCCACCCACAAAAATCTTTCTGGAAGTAACCTACCTGTGTGCAAGTCACCTCAATAATGCGTCTGTGAGTAGGTCACCTGCTAGACTAGTTTGACTCTTTCGATTACTTCCTTGTTCTCTTGTGTGAACAGAGAATATGGTTgtataaacaaaaacattctAAGGCTTTGTGGCTATATTATTGGGTATAAACCAAGTTAACTTGGTCTTGAGTCTCGACTAAGAAAGTGTACGGTACACCTAAAATTACCACACTTCTATATCTACAGACATGGGCCCATTATGTATGGAGAATATTGTACACAGTTTCTGTACACACTTTTTCTGgtgttttacatttatataaaagaAACACAGCTTGTgttaaaaaaacagcacacacaTTTCTGAGAAAGGGAGTGCATGAGAAAGTAATAGTGCCCATTTGTAACACATGACTCATCATGTTCCTTGAAGTGCAGTGaacattaattatatatttacagtaaatattattatcataatgaGGGGGCCCACTAAGGTTCTTCATGGTTAAGCTTCATTTCTGCAGAACTGGAACACCATTCCTTCATAAAGCTCTACAGTTTATAACAAACAAAATCTAATGCTCCACACTTCTtataccaaacaaacaaaacataccaGTTACACTTTTATCTGTTTCTTTTGATAAGTGCATGGTGTTTAAATAGAGCTTAAGTTCTTTTGTGATGAGAAAAGTGtttgtagcgcggaggagggcggggccgggccggaatgacgcacgcccggacccagtcagcctgatgagggtagcgagggataaaggcaactgGGGACGgccgttcgagagagagagagaattatgggcagctgccctgcatgtgtttgagtgtctttttgtttaagtttattattaaactattatttatattgtcaagctggttctcgcttcctcctttccctctaaaccctttacactggtgccgaaacccgggaaggaggagggatgcccatcctacagtcctcgacactgccgtccacccaggggagcgccgctgccatccaacgggggacggagtagccgaCCGCCCGGACGCGGTGAAGGG carries:
- the LOC127409968 gene encoding uncharacterized protein LOC127409968 gives rise to the protein MVILKMQELLEYIVVVEVNVSQAVVIEEIRSSLASFMFPFQVDNVTEISAMNITTVCQPNVTEYQCKCENDYAWSYNNCKTYDACDNISFGSCGCISGIPNNGDLCLLPSELPFTEFLFEIEMESSSISVINELKKNLENFTYPLELDERVEVFDVDITTVCNFSGTGYQCICEDQYFWPCVKCKEYGSCDIITNGTCGCISAIPSDGQFCQPMNEIQNITACVQPPTVTPALTEYLAEIQIDAMNTPIIDQLMTFLMYLNLPYTVSDSTNITEINITTVCSLNETEYQCKCEGQFVWPNDTCHLYEACGDIIDGACTCINALPTNRQFCQLKEGPNSDYIIDIDVRFFDSSLVNYLRNLFTNISLPLTLSNNINITDIDITTVCELNGTKYECKCEEKHVWPSDTCTTYQVCDNIVGGTCGCIQALPSEGQLCQRGELSH